A section of the Oscarella lobularis chromosome 15, ooOscLobu1.1, whole genome shotgun sequence genome encodes:
- the LOC136195860 gene encoding uncharacterized protein isoform X3 — translation MKSQSKADTEPTPVNWRVVLVSFAIVAATTSTTSVAFPYLPWMVRKFRVDGEFVQSEDKGYYTGLIASAYFVGQFVGSYFWGLLADKKSRRLAILLSLPWALVMRALSGASNGVVAVSKAAIADVSDDSNQAKGITVVTVAWGFGFRIGPALGGILAEPVRQYPNAFSWRFLRTFPYFLPSAVTASLLLICVVVVYCFLPETSKKRSSPYNEAEKETIVLNRIKSKGAEDYGSVHMEKTEVRTENESEPVSCLRRLCDIGRRARHACFSAMKNSTWWSILKIYEARMAVFLYFLVGFCLVGWEELTILWMATKTYRGGTDFTDRKIGVFLSVLALVQIPLQIFFFHRLEKKLGGLKTFHLACIGSAFITAINPVFSSIKRDFFQLPAIFICFTLAEFCLGALLIMVFLFINNSVPKQHVGAVNGLAISLSSIARMLAPSFGTSLFAWSIDEGAKHIGFPLDYHFAFYLFSLVYLASLLLSVNLPNSLQKQKRE, via the exons ATGAAGAGCCAGTCGAAAGCTGACACTGAACCAACGCCTGTCAACTGGCGCGTAGTTCTAGTCTCCTTCGCGATTGTG GCAGCAACAACATCAACGACTTCTGTCGCCTTTCCTTACCTGCCATGGATGGTCAGA AAATTTAGAGTTGACGGAGAATTTGTGCAGTCAGAAGACAAAG GATACTATACTGGGCTTATAGCCTCTGCGTACTTCGTTGGTCAATTTGTGGGAAG CTATTTCTGGGGGCTTCTAGCGGAtaagaaaagtcgtcgactGGCGATACTTCTAA GCCTTCCGTGGGCGCTGGTGATGAGGGCACTAAGCGGAGCAAGCAACG GAGTAGTCGCTGTGTCCAAGGCGGCTATAGCTGACGTTTCCGACGATTCAAACCAGGCCAAAGGAATAACagtcgtcaccgtcgcctGGGGATTTGGGTTTAGGATTGGTCCGGCTCTCGGTGGCATCCTTGCCGAGCCTGTTCGACAGTATCCTAATGCGTTCTCTTGGA GATTTCTTCGAACTTTTCCATATTTTCTGCCATCCGCTGTAACCGCTTCCCTCCTTCTGATCTGCGTCGTTGTCGTATATTGTTTTCTGCCTGAAACTTCGAAAAAAAG GAGCTCTCCGTACAATGAAGCGGAGAAAGAGACCATTGTCCTTAATCGTATAAAGAGTAAAGGCGCTGAAGACTACGGTTCAGTTCACATGGAGAAGACGGAAGTTCGTACGGAAAACGAGTCGGAGCCAGTGTCGTGTTTACGCCGACTTTGCGACATCGGAAGACGAGCGAGACACGCTTGTTTTTCTGCAATGAAAAATTCGACCTGGTGGAGTATACTAAA GATATACGAAGCCAGAATGGCCGTTTTCCTCTACTTTCTTGTTGGCTTCTGTTTAGTTGGTTGGGAGGAGTTAACGATCTTGTGGATGGCAACTAAGACTTACAGAG GAGGGACTGACTTCACCGATAGAAAAATCGGCGTCTTTCTATCGGTTCTAGCGCTTGTGCAGAttcctcttcaaattttcttttttcacagA cttgagaaaaaattaggcGGTCTGAAG ACATTTCATCTAGCTTGCATCGGATCTGCTTTTATCACTGCAATCAATcccgttttttcttctataaaAAG GGATTTCTTCCAATTGCCAGCTATTTTTATCTGTTTCACTCTAGCAGAGTTCTGCCTGGGCGCTCTTCTCATCATGGTGTTTCTTTTCATCAACAATTCGGTGCCGAAGCAGCACGTCGGTGCCGTCAACGGTCTCGCCATTTCACTATCCAGTATCGCTAG AATGCTAGCTCCGTCCTTTGGAACCTCTCTGTTCGCGTGGAGCATCGACGAAGGTGCGAAGCACATAGGATTTCCCCTCGATTACCACTTCgcattttatttattctcaCTCGTGTATCTCGCATCGCTGCTTCTGTCGGTAAATCTACCGAACAGTCTacagaagcagaaaagagaatAA
- the LOC136196254 gene encoding uncharacterized protein produces MDASPKETSISKPTPVNWLVVLVSFTIMVASASTISVVFPFLPWLVRKFKRDGEFVQEEDAGYYAGLVASAFFIGRFVGSYFWGTLSDTKGRRWSILLSGTLLSSFTFTFAFTNTQTGLAWAMVTRILSGASEGEYRDLGHLQGDCRRHFGRYESSERDVVCLGFVGRWSHIFGSAIGGLLAEPVRQLLETFPYFLPSALVAFLNLIGVAIVFFFLPETSKRKKKKKKRDLSAKKDDDVALVVMDTNEVTRESVADDPETEPVVLVSAKNGVWTRFMNLGKRARRASANAVKKLKATVIALLRVKEARLAVATYCVYSFSVIGFSELTSLWMATKPFRGGLGFSEKEIGICQAVMSVFLVPVQIPFTYKVERKLGPLTTFYVCCVVCVCSVALLSAIPSIESVVLLWTILVIVLFPMRLFIGVGFAMISILINNSVPKRQVGSINGLSISLTALTRSFAPTFGGSIFCLVHQPRND; encoded by the exons ATGGATGCATCGCCTAAGGAAACTTCTATATCCAAGCCAACACCAGTCAATTGGCTAGTCGTTCTCGTATCGTTCACAATTATG GTAGCCAGCGCTTCGACCATTTCCGTGGTGTTTCCATTCTTGCCTTGGCTGGTTAGG AAATTTAAACGCGACGGAGAATTCGtgcaagaagaagacgcaG gATACTACGCTGGTCTTGTCGCCTCTGCGTTCTTCATTGGACGATTTGTGGGCAG ctaCTTTTGGGGAACTCTCTCTGATACGAAGGGTCGTCGATGGTCGATTCTACTCAGCGGGACTCtattgtcgtcgttcacgtTCACGTTCGCCTTCACCAACACGCAAACCGGTCTAGCGTGGGCAATGGTAACGCGAATACTGAGCGGTGCGAGCGAGGGTGAGTATAG GGATCTTGGGCATTTGCAAGGCGACTGTCGCCGACATTTCGGACGATACGAATCAAGCGAAAGGGATGTCGTTTGTCTCGGCTTCGTGGGGCGTTGGTCTCATATATTTGGTTCGGCTATCGGAGGACTTTTGGCGGAGCCCGTCCGCCA gCTCCTCGAAACGTTTCCCTATTTCTTGCCGAGCGCTCTGGTCGCGTTTCTCAATCTAATCGGCGTTgcgatcgtcttcttttttcttccgGAAACGtcaaagaggaagaagaagaagaagaaacg AGATCTGAGCGCAAAgaaggacgacgatgtcgCCTTGGTTGTCATGGACACAAATGAAGTGACTCGCGAGAGCGTTGCCGATGACCCTGAGACGGAGCCTGTCGTTCTCGTTTCGGCGAAAAACGGCGTGTGGACGCGGTTCATGAACTTGGGAAAGCGAGCAAGAAGAGCCAGCGCGAATGCGGTGAAGAAACTCAAAGCGACCGTTATTGCATTGCTAAG AGTGAAGGAAGCGAGGTTGGCAGTTGCGACGTACTGCGTCTACTCTTTTTCCGTGATCGGTTTCAGCGAGCTGACGAGCTTGTGGATGGCTACAAAGCCGTTTCGAG GTGGTCTCGGTTTcagcgagaaagaaatcggcATATGCCAAGCAGTCATGTCTGTGTTTTTGGTTCCCGTTCAAATACCATTTACGTACAAA gTGGAAAGAAAGCTGGGCCCTCTAACG ACGTTCTACGTGTGCTGCGTTGTCTGCGTTTGCTCCGTCGCCCTTCTGTCGGCCATACCCTCTATAGAAAG TGTCGTTCTGTTGTGGACTATTCTCGTCATCGTTCTCTTTCCGATGCGACTTTTCATTGGGGTCGGATTCGCTATGATATCTATCCTGATCAATAATTCGGTACCGAAACGTCAGGTCGGATCCATTAACGGTCTCTCTATTTCTCTAACGGCTCTGACGAG GTCTTTCGCTCCTACGTTTGGAGGCTCGATTTTTTGCTTGGTGCATCAGCCGCGGAACGATTGA
- the LOC136195860 gene encoding uncharacterized protein isoform X1, which translates to MKSQSKADTEPTPVNWRVVLVSFAIVAATTSTTSVAFPYLPWMVRKFRVDGEFVQSEDKGYYTGLIASAYFVGQFVGSYFWGLLADKKSRRLAILLSATALAVFTFLFGFTNTYTGLPWALVMRALSGASNGVVAVSKAAIADVSDDSNQAKGITVVTVAWGFGFRIGPALGGILAEPVRQYPNAFSWRFLRTFPYFLPSAVTASLLLICVVVVYCFLPETSKKRSSPYNEAEKETIVLNRIKSKGAEDYGSVHMEKTEVRTENESEPVSCLRRLCDIGRRARHACFSAMKNSTWWSILKIYEARMAVFLYFLVGFCLVGWEELTILWMATKTYRGGTDFTDRKIGVFLSVLALVQIPLQIFFFHRLEKKLGGLKTFHLACIGSAFITAINPVFSSIKRDFFQLPAIFICFTLAEFCLGALLIMVFLFINNSVPKQHVGAVNGLAISLSSIARMLAPSFGTSLFAWSIDEGAKHIGFPLDYHFAFYLFSLVYLASLLLSVNLPNSLQKQKRE; encoded by the exons ATGAAGAGCCAGTCGAAAGCTGACACTGAACCAACGCCTGTCAACTGGCGCGTAGTTCTAGTCTCCTTCGCGATTGTG GCAGCAACAACATCAACGACTTCTGTCGCCTTTCCTTACCTGCCATGGATGGTCAGA AAATTTAGAGTTGACGGAGAATTTGTGCAGTCAGAAGACAAAG GATACTATACTGGGCTTATAGCCTCTGCGTACTTCGTTGGTCAATTTGTGGGAAG CTATTTCTGGGGGCTTCTAGCGGAtaagaaaagtcgtcgactGGCGATACTTCTAAGTGCAACAGCTCTGGCAGTCTTCACCTTTCTGTTTGGATTCACGAATACGTACACAGGCCTTCCGTGGGCGCTGGTGATGAGGGCACTAAGCGGAGCAAGCAACG GAGTAGTCGCTGTGTCCAAGGCGGCTATAGCTGACGTTTCCGACGATTCAAACCAGGCCAAAGGAATAACagtcgtcaccgtcgcctGGGGATTTGGGTTTAGGATTGGTCCGGCTCTCGGTGGCATCCTTGCCGAGCCTGTTCGACAGTATCCTAATGCGTTCTCTTGGA GATTTCTTCGAACTTTTCCATATTTTCTGCCATCCGCTGTAACCGCTTCCCTCCTTCTGATCTGCGTCGTTGTCGTATATTGTTTTCTGCCTGAAACTTCGAAAAAAAG GAGCTCTCCGTACAATGAAGCGGAGAAAGAGACCATTGTCCTTAATCGTATAAAGAGTAAAGGCGCTGAAGACTACGGTTCAGTTCACATGGAGAAGACGGAAGTTCGTACGGAAAACGAGTCGGAGCCAGTGTCGTGTTTACGCCGACTTTGCGACATCGGAAGACGAGCGAGACACGCTTGTTTTTCTGCAATGAAAAATTCGACCTGGTGGAGTATACTAAA GATATACGAAGCCAGAATGGCCGTTTTCCTCTACTTTCTTGTTGGCTTCTGTTTAGTTGGTTGGGAGGAGTTAACGATCTTGTGGATGGCAACTAAGACTTACAGAG GAGGGACTGACTTCACCGATAGAAAAATCGGCGTCTTTCTATCGGTTCTAGCGCTTGTGCAGAttcctcttcaaattttcttttttcacagA cttgagaaaaaattaggcGGTCTGAAG ACATTTCATCTAGCTTGCATCGGATCTGCTTTTATCACTGCAATCAATcccgttttttcttctataaaAAG GGATTTCTTCCAATTGCCAGCTATTTTTATCTGTTTCACTCTAGCAGAGTTCTGCCTGGGCGCTCTTCTCATCATGGTGTTTCTTTTCATCAACAATTCGGTGCCGAAGCAGCACGTCGGTGCCGTCAACGGTCTCGCCATTTCACTATCCAGTATCGCTAG AATGCTAGCTCCGTCCTTTGGAACCTCTCTGTTCGCGTGGAGCATCGACGAAGGTGCGAAGCACATAGGATTTCCCCTCGATTACCACTTCgcattttatttattctcaCTCGTGTATCTCGCATCGCTGCTTCTGTCGGTAAATCTACCGAACAGTCTacagaagcagaaaagagaatAA
- the LOC136195860 gene encoding uncharacterized protein isoform X2, whose product MKSQSKADTEPTPVNWRVVLVSFAIVAATTSTTSVAFPYLPWMVRKFRVDGEFVQSEDKGYYTGLIASAYFVGQFVGSYFWGLLADKKSRRLAILLSATALAVFTFLFGFTNTYTGLPWALVMRALSGASNGVVAVSKAAIADVSDDSNQAKGITVVTVAWGFGFRIGPALGGILAEPVRQYPNAFSWRFLRTFPYFLPSAVTASLLLICVVVVYCFLPETSKKRSSPYNEAEKETIVLNRIKSKGAEDYGSVHMEKTEVRTENESEPVSCLRRLCDIGRRARHACFSAMKNSTWWSILKIYEARMAVFLYFLVGFCLVGWEELTILWMATKTYRGTDFTDRKIGVFLSVLALVQIPLQIFFFHRLEKKLGGLKTFHLACIGSAFITAINPVFSSIKRDFFQLPAIFICFTLAEFCLGALLIMVFLFINNSVPKQHVGAVNGLAISLSSIARMLAPSFGTSLFAWSIDEGAKHIGFPLDYHFAFYLFSLVYLASLLLSVNLPNSLQKQKRE is encoded by the exons ATGAAGAGCCAGTCGAAAGCTGACACTGAACCAACGCCTGTCAACTGGCGCGTAGTTCTAGTCTCCTTCGCGATTGTG GCAGCAACAACATCAACGACTTCTGTCGCCTTTCCTTACCTGCCATGGATGGTCAGA AAATTTAGAGTTGACGGAGAATTTGTGCAGTCAGAAGACAAAG GATACTATACTGGGCTTATAGCCTCTGCGTACTTCGTTGGTCAATTTGTGGGAAG CTATTTCTGGGGGCTTCTAGCGGAtaagaaaagtcgtcgactGGCGATACTTCTAAGTGCAACAGCTCTGGCAGTCTTCACCTTTCTGTTTGGATTCACGAATACGTACACAGGCCTTCCGTGGGCGCTGGTGATGAGGGCACTAAGCGGAGCAAGCAACG GAGTAGTCGCTGTGTCCAAGGCGGCTATAGCTGACGTTTCCGACGATTCAAACCAGGCCAAAGGAATAACagtcgtcaccgtcgcctGGGGATTTGGGTTTAGGATTGGTCCGGCTCTCGGTGGCATCCTTGCCGAGCCTGTTCGACAGTATCCTAATGCGTTCTCTTGGA GATTTCTTCGAACTTTTCCATATTTTCTGCCATCCGCTGTAACCGCTTCCCTCCTTCTGATCTGCGTCGTTGTCGTATATTGTTTTCTGCCTGAAACTTCGAAAAAAAG GAGCTCTCCGTACAATGAAGCGGAGAAAGAGACCATTGTCCTTAATCGTATAAAGAGTAAAGGCGCTGAAGACTACGGTTCAGTTCACATGGAGAAGACGGAAGTTCGTACGGAAAACGAGTCGGAGCCAGTGTCGTGTTTACGCCGACTTTGCGACATCGGAAGACGAGCGAGACACGCTTGTTTTTCTGCAATGAAAAATTCGACCTGGTGGAGTATACTAAA GATATACGAAGCCAGAATGGCCGTTTTCCTCTACTTTCTTGTTGGCTTCTGTTTAGTTGGTTGGGAGGAGTTAACGATCTTGTGGATGGCAACTAAGACTTACAGAG GGACTGACTTCACCGATAGAAAAATCGGCGTCTTTCTATCGGTTCTAGCGCTTGTGCAGAttcctcttcaaattttcttttttcacagA cttgagaaaaaattaggcGGTCTGAAG ACATTTCATCTAGCTTGCATCGGATCTGCTTTTATCACTGCAATCAATcccgttttttcttctataaaAAG GGATTTCTTCCAATTGCCAGCTATTTTTATCTGTTTCACTCTAGCAGAGTTCTGCCTGGGCGCTCTTCTCATCATGGTGTTTCTTTTCATCAACAATTCGGTGCCGAAGCAGCACGTCGGTGCCGTCAACGGTCTCGCCATTTCACTATCCAGTATCGCTAG AATGCTAGCTCCGTCCTTTGGAACCTCTCTGTTCGCGTGGAGCATCGACGAAGGTGCGAAGCACATAGGATTTCCCCTCGATTACCACTTCgcattttatttattctcaCTCGTGTATCTCGCATCGCTGCTTCTGTCGGTAAATCTACCGAACAGTCTacagaagcagaaaagagaatAA
- the LOC136195860 gene encoding uncharacterized protein isoform X4 — protein sequence MKSQSKADTEPTPVNWRVVLVSFAIVAATTSTTSVAFPYLPWMVRKFRVDGEFVQSEDKGYYTGLIASAYFVGQFVGSYFWGLLADKKSRRLAILLSATALAVFTFLFGFTNTYTGLPWALVMRALSGASNGVVAVSKAAIADVSDDSNQAKGITVVTVAWGFGFRIGPALGGILAEPVRQYPNAFSWRFLRTFPYFLPSAVTASLLLICVVVVYCFLPETSKKRSSPYNEAEKETIVLNRIKSKGAEDYGSVHMEKTEVRTENESEPVSCLRRLCDIGRRARHACFSAMKNSTWWSILKIYEARMAVFLYFLVGFCLVGWEELTILWMATKTYRGGTDFTDRKIGVFLSVLALVQIPLQIFFFHRLEKKLGGLKTFHLACIGSAFITAINPVFSSIKRVLPGRSSHHGVSFHQQFGAEAARRCRQRSRHFTIQYR from the exons ATGAAGAGCCAGTCGAAAGCTGACACTGAACCAACGCCTGTCAACTGGCGCGTAGTTCTAGTCTCCTTCGCGATTGTG GCAGCAACAACATCAACGACTTCTGTCGCCTTTCCTTACCTGCCATGGATGGTCAGA AAATTTAGAGTTGACGGAGAATTTGTGCAGTCAGAAGACAAAG GATACTATACTGGGCTTATAGCCTCTGCGTACTTCGTTGGTCAATTTGTGGGAAG CTATTTCTGGGGGCTTCTAGCGGAtaagaaaagtcgtcgactGGCGATACTTCTAAGTGCAACAGCTCTGGCAGTCTTCACCTTTCTGTTTGGATTCACGAATACGTACACAGGCCTTCCGTGGGCGCTGGTGATGAGGGCACTAAGCGGAGCAAGCAACG GAGTAGTCGCTGTGTCCAAGGCGGCTATAGCTGACGTTTCCGACGATTCAAACCAGGCCAAAGGAATAACagtcgtcaccgtcgcctGGGGATTTGGGTTTAGGATTGGTCCGGCTCTCGGTGGCATCCTTGCCGAGCCTGTTCGACAGTATCCTAATGCGTTCTCTTGGA GATTTCTTCGAACTTTTCCATATTTTCTGCCATCCGCTGTAACCGCTTCCCTCCTTCTGATCTGCGTCGTTGTCGTATATTGTTTTCTGCCTGAAACTTCGAAAAAAAG GAGCTCTCCGTACAATGAAGCGGAGAAAGAGACCATTGTCCTTAATCGTATAAAGAGTAAAGGCGCTGAAGACTACGGTTCAGTTCACATGGAGAAGACGGAAGTTCGTACGGAAAACGAGTCGGAGCCAGTGTCGTGTTTACGCCGACTTTGCGACATCGGAAGACGAGCGAGACACGCTTGTTTTTCTGCAATGAAAAATTCGACCTGGTGGAGTATACTAAA GATATACGAAGCCAGAATGGCCGTTTTCCTCTACTTTCTTGTTGGCTTCTGTTTAGTTGGTTGGGAGGAGTTAACGATCTTGTGGATGGCAACTAAGACTTACAGAG GAGGGACTGACTTCACCGATAGAAAAATCGGCGTCTTTCTATCGGTTCTAGCGCTTGTGCAGAttcctcttcaaattttcttttttcacagA cttgagaaaaaattaggcGGTCTGAAG ACATTTCATCTAGCTTGCATCGGATCTGCTTTTATCACTGCAATCAATcccgttttttcttctataaaAAG AGTTCTGCCTGGGCGCTCTTCTCATCATGGTGTTTCTTTTCATCAACAATTCGGTGCCGAAGCAGCACGTCGGTGCCGTCAACGGTCTCGCCATTTCACTATCCAGTATCGCTAG